A genomic region of Amphiura filiformis chromosome 6, Afil_fr2py, whole genome shotgun sequence contains the following coding sequences:
- the LOC140155813 gene encoding uncharacterized protein, whose protein sequence is MAWAGDDEDDELNCTPIEEILAVTREDQEMLTEAHKALRREIKSIRRALKKLVRQFYTYADAQESTAPEWSDVSSVAESDIQISKDNQDADSVLDFTTDNEYKQDENIDQKIINLSEALQNIEVDEVESQRQRSFSCNAENGHVDNNDTVGNRRRPESTPPKIGNNNVDVSPQRFSPTQIQRRHSSRSSETQLIAKQTTSTRLPERQLSRNSNGTTETHSAAADEDTIFMNLDSEQFNKTYPGASVYQTTSQNTATKSLRQFGRRDAQHQLSSNVLKDQSKSRSPNSPGLDNDDDQIQQRVKSQLTDLPPNTVSEQLRRPPPLQRRFTQEEIRHAGSQLRFPSTRQIRPLLRRKDTNQQLEQVPEKSSHPSKQIDEPPPSIPPPPPPEDIVELPGMEDQLGEIPEFSNSFQALPRRLSSSEISAIGGGEKRSNHMARVKKLIRTSSHSISVAQHAQVAT, encoded by the exons ATGGCATGGGCAGGAGACGACGAAGATGATGAATTAAATTGTACACCTATTGAAGAAATCTTAGCCGTAACAAGAGAAGATCAG GAGATGCTAACTGAGGCCCATAAAGCTTTGCGTCGTGAGATCAAATCTATCAGAAGAGCCCTCAAGAAATTGGTGCGTCAATTCTACACCTACGCGGATGCTCAAGAGTCTACCGCACCAGAATGGAGTGACGTTAGCAGCGTGGCTGAAAGTGATATCCAAATCTCAAAAGACAATCAAGATGCGGACTCAGTTTTAGATTTTACGACGGATAATGAATATAAACAGGACGAAAATATAGATCAGAAAATTATAAATCTTTCAGAAGCCCTGCAGAATATTGAGGTTGACGAGGTTGAGTCGCAGCGCCAACGCAGTTTTTCATGTAACGCTGAAAATGGACATGTAGACAATAATGACACTGTAGGCAATCGCCGCAGACCCGAATCAACCCCACCGAAGATTGGTAATAATAATGTTGACGTTAGTCCGCAGCGTTTTAGTCCAACTCAAATACAACGACGTCATTCAAGTCGAAGTTCTGAAACCCAGCTCATCGCAAAGCAAACCACTTCGACGCGTCTACCAGAGAGACAATTGTCACGAAATAGCAACGGTACTACAGAGACGCATTCAGCTGCAGCTGATGAAGACACCATCTTCATGAATCTCGATTCTGAGCAATTTAACAAAACATATCCTGGTGCTTCAGTATATCAAACTACATCTCAAAATACTGCAACAAAATCACTGCGACAATTTGGTAGAAGAGACGCCCAACACCAATTGTCCAGTAATGTCTTGAAGGATCAGTCTAAATCAAGAAGTCCCAACTCTCCCGGCTTAGATAATGATGACGATCAGATCCAACAAAGAGTAAAGTCGCAGCTGACAGATCTTCCACCCAATACCGTGTCCGAGCAATTAAGAAGGCCTCCGCCATTGCAAAGACGTTTTACCCAAGAGGAAATACGACATGCTGGTTCACAACTCCGCTTCCCTTCAACACGTCAAATTAGACCGTTGTTGCGACGCAAAGACACCAATCAACAGCTGGAACAGGTACCAGAGAAGTCATCTCATCCATCGAAACAAATAGACGAGCCACCGCCATCTATTCCCCCGCCACCTCCACCAGAGGACATTGTTGAGCTTCCAGGAATGGAGGATCAGTTAGGAGAGATTCCAGAATTTTCTAATAGTTTCCAAGCTCTCCCAAGAAGACTTAGTAGTTCTGAAATTTCGGCCATTGGAGGTGGAGAGAAGCGTTCTAACCACATGGCGAGAGTAAAGAAACTTATCAGGACTTCGAGCCATTCTATCAGTGTGGCTCAACATGCTCAAGTAGCAACATGA